The Castanea sativa cultivar Marrone di Chiusa Pesio chromosome 11, ASM4071231v1 genome contains a region encoding:
- the LOC142616923 gene encoding uncharacterized protein LOC142616923, with amino-acid sequence MTSMGGNVDVHANEGRGPYIFRLNGQNHHRIGSLLPVVGKDPSFAQLYIYDTKKEIHYRLSALAGQESEYDLDIAIVQILLKMLDENNVLVKTFRMARDRFKDSDMHNVRLRLIGSRSSDGREQNMPTCSEVAAIIVGDLTDVATTILVDAYTCVEEYQLIWVRNHQLQLRSEVYFGIKDAVFRGDTTPSSIGKRVVLPSSFTGSPRYMIQNYQDAMSICRWAGNPDLFITFTCNPKWPEIESFLSLIPSQRPEDRPDIIARVFKIKLDQLLRDLKHGKHFGKVIAVIYTVEWQKRGLPHAHILLYLYPDDKHPTPADIDKIISAEIPDKISHFTVHDSWTLWRRDNGMTVEKNGVVLDNRFVVPYNIHLLVKYQAHINVEWCNRSKSIKYLFKYVNKGSDRATFVLYENLHTGATSEAQHITNIDEIKTYLDCRYISASEACWRLFEFDIQYREPTVQRLSFHIENEQNVTFKDSDYLDNVLERPDITKTMFIEWMKANEMYDTARNLTYCDFLTKWVWHRKQREWCPRKSGRCIGRIFHAHPASGDRFYLRMLLNVVKGARSFEEIRTINHVVYPTYRAACYAHGLLDDDNEWDDAIKEASNWASGRQLRELFATLLLFCEVTDPHALWMANWELLSDDILYRQKRLLMYDNLHLTEEQIQDHALFEIEQILVKSGRSLKEFDGIKYPNVSTIRENNNRLLQEELDFDRLELAAEHKKLLNELNVEQRKIYDAVIQDVAYNSGGLYFVYGHGGTGKTYLWKTLIACLRSQAYQDVLAVASSGIAALLLLGGRTAHSRFQIPIIVTEESTCGIKQGTHATELMTKASLIIWDEAPMAHHNCFEAVDRSLRDLLRFTDINSANKTFGGKTVVLGEWILKLGNRELGEVDNQSNIVIPPDLLIDVGDDPIQSIVAATYPNLHNNYADGKYLEERSILAPTNDVVNEINDYIIHLIASNKETYLSADSICKASRYIQNEDVLYPVEFLNSLKFPGIPNHKLRLKVGLPIMLLRNINQSAGLCNGTRLVVTQLSKWVIEAKVITGSHVGNKVFIPRIVLSPSDTKWPFVLKRRQFPISVCFAMTINKSQGQSLKHVGLFLPKPVFSHGQLYVAVSRVTTRNGLKLLIIDDDGKTSSTTKNIVYKEVFRNIHINM; translated from the exons ATGACTTCTATGGGAGGAAATGTTGATGTCCATGCTAATGAAGGACGAGGCCCTTACATCTTTCGATTGAATGGGCAAAACCACCACAGAATTGGGTCCTTACTTCCAGTTGTTGGAAAAGACCCATCTTTTGCACAGCTGTATATATACGACACAAAAAAAGAGATTCATTATAGACTAAGTGCTTTGGCTGGACAGGAATCAGAATATGACCTTGACATTGCTATAGTTcaaatattattgaagatgcttGATGAGAACAATGTCTTGGTTAAGACATTCCGTATGGCAAGGGATAGGTTCAAGGACTCTGATATGCACAATGTACGCTTGCGATTAATTGGATCGCGATCAAGTGATGGTAGGGAACAAAACATGCCTACTTGCTCTGAAGTTGCTGCTATAATTGTAGGTGATTTGACCGAT GTTGCGACAACAATTTTAGTAGATGCTTACACATGTGTTGAGGAGTACCAACTAATTTGGGTCAGGAATCATCAACTTCAACTGAGATCAGAGGTGTACTTTGGAATAAAGGATGCTGTATTTAGAGGAGACACTACTCCTTCATCTATTGGGAAAAGAGTTGTTCTTCCTTCAAGCTTTACTGGAAGCCCTAGATATATGATTCAAAATTACCAAGATGCTATGTCAATTTGTAGATGGGCTGGGAACCCGGATTTGTTTATAACTTTCACATGCAACCCTAAATGGCCAGAAATTGAAAGTTTCCTTTCCTTAATTCCATCTCAACGGCCTGAAGATAGACCAGATATCATTGCaagagtttttaagatcaaattgGATCAACTACTACGTGATCTAAAACATGGCAAGCATTTTGGAAAAGTAATTGCAG TTATCTACACAGTTGAATGGCAAAAAAGAGGCCTCCCCCATGCTCACATTCTTTTGTACCTATACCCAGATGACAAACACCCCACGCCTGCGGATATAGACAAGATAATTTCTGCTGAAATACCAGATAAGATTAGTCATTTCACAGTACATGATTCATGGACCTTGTG GAGAAGAGATAATGGGATGACAGTTGAGAAGAATGGTGTTGTGCTTGATAACAGATTTGTGGTGCCATACAACATTCACCTGTTAGTTAAATACCAGGCTCACATTAATGTTGAGTGGTGCAACCGTTCCAAGTCCATCAAATACTTATTCAAGTATGTTAACAAGGGTTCTGATCGAGCAACATTTGTTTTGTATGAAAACTTACACACAGGTGCTACAAGTGAAGCGCAACATATAACAAACATTGATGAAATCAAAACATATCTAGATTGTAGATATATCTCAGCTTCTGAAGCATGCTGGAGACTTTTTGAGTTTGATATCCAATATAGAGAGCCTACTGTACAGAGATTAAGCTTCCATATTGAGAATGAGCAGAATGTTACATTCAAAGATTCAGACTACTTGGATAATGTTTTAGAAAGACCAGATATAACAAAAACAATGTTCATTGAATGGATGAAGGCAAATGAAATGTATGATACAGCAAGaaatttgacatattgtgatttcCTTACGAAGTGGGTTTGGcatagaaaacaaagagaatggTGCCCAAGGAAATCTGGCCGATGTATAGGGAGGATATTTCATGCTCATCCTGCAAGTGGTGACCGCTTCTATCTTCGAATGCTCCTTAATGTGGTCAAAGGTGCAAGGTCTTTTGAGGAAATCAGGACTATTAATCATGTTGTGTATCCAACATACAGAGCAGCATGCTATGCTCATGGCCTTTTAGATGATGACAACGAATGGGATGATGCTATCAAAGAAGCCTCTAATTGGGCTTCAGGAAGGCAGCTACGAGAATTGTTCGCAACGCTATTGTTATTTTGTGAAGTGACAGACCCACATGCACTATGGATGGCTAATTGGGAGTTGTTGTCTGATGATATACTATATAGGCAAAAACGTCTCCTGATGTATGACAACTTACATTTGACAGAAGAACAAATACAAGACCATGCTCTTTttgaaattgaacaaatattaGTAAAAAGTGGAAGATCTCTGAAAGAATTTGATGGCATCAAATATCCAAATGTGTCGACAATTAGAGAAAACAACAACCGATTGCTACAAGAAGAGTTGGATTTTGATAGGCTTGAATTGGCTGCAGAACATAAAAAACTTTTGAATGAGTTAAATgttgagcaaagaaaaatatatgatgCTGTAATTCAAGATGTGGCATACAATAGTGGTGGTTTATACTTTGTTTATGGTCATGGAGGAACTGGTAAAACATATCTTTGGAAAACATTAATTGCTTGCCTCCGTTCACAAGCCTATCAAGATGTGCTTGCTGTAGCTTCTTCTGGCATAGCAGCTTTGCTACTCCTTGGTGGTAGGACTGCTCACTCCAGATTTCAAATCCCTATCATTGTGACAGAGGAATCGACTTGTGGTATAAAACAAGGAACACATGCTACTGAGTTAATGACAAAAGCGAGTCTTATTATATGGGATGAAGCACCTATGGCACATCATAATTGTTTTGAGGCTGTAGACCGTTCATTGAGAGATCTACTTCGATTTACCGACATAAACAGTGCCAATAAAACTTTTGGAGGAAAGACAGTTGTATTAGGTG AATGGATACTCAAATTAGGTAACAGAGAGCTTGGTGAAGTTGACAACCAATCAAATATAGTCATACCTCCTGACCTATTAATTGATGTTGGAGATGATCCAATACAAAGCATTGTGGCTGCAACATATCCAAATCTTCACAACAACTATGCAGATGGAAAATACTTGGAAGAGCGATCTATTCTAGCTCCAACAAATGATGTAGTCAATGAAATAAATGACTACATCATACACTTGATTGCTTCAAATAAGGAGACATATCTCAGTGCAGATTCAATTTGCAAGGCTTCAAGATACATTCAGAATGAAGATGTACTTTACCCAGTTGAATTCTTAAACTCCTTGAAATTCCCTGGCATACCAAATCACAAACTACGTCTTaaagttggtcttccaataatgtTGCTCCGAAATATTAATCAATCAGCTGGCCTATGCAATGGGACTCGATTAGTAGTTACTCAATTATCCAAATGGGTGATCGAAGCTAAAGTTATAACTGGATCACATGTGGGAAACAAAGTCTTCATCCCAAGAATAGTACTTTCTCCATCAGACACAAAATGGCCATTTGTTTTAAAGAGAAGACAATTCCCAATTTCTGTTTGCTTTGCCATGACTATAAATAAGAGCCAAGGGCAATCACTAAAACATGTTGGACTTTTCCTGCCTAAACCGGTTTTCAGTCATGGGCAATTATATGTTGCTGTTTCTAGAGTTACTACTAGGAATGGTCTTAAACTCTTGATAATTGATGACGATGGCAAAACCTCTTCAACGACTAAAAATATAGTCTATAAAGAGGTCTTTagaaatatacatataaatatgtGA
- the LOC142617952 gene encoding replication protein A 70 kDa DNA-binding subunit A-like, with the protein MILVDKEGTLIHASIRKNLAQSFRPQLNEGSIYTITNFLVEENKGNYRPVHNQLKILFNSTTSVSKFNGFDHSIPQSQFEFADYGTIASRCYDNTYLTDVIGILDYIGAIEEIKTRGRPTKMRNIQLLLEESKSIRTTLWGNTTQQIDDDFYKTNKGPFILIVTSTIVKSFRGEYQLSSTFATKLYVNLDIPEVAEIRNKYTTMNITVKDILPKELPKPQDEELAVHNKKTVAEIKNLEWNSNTKDLLVTCNAKIININNKYGWYYVACLICKTKVKQVKGVLWCERCKNQPKFAVPSYRIQVQVQDETGSTTFILFDKGAERIISKTAKELAEMQEEIFKLDGNTIPKEIQKIIGNEYLFQLHLDEYNLKYGKENYTVSKILDIEISHKQNDSCKVEEHQDTMEEIVKKSRKDKYIANPKTEIGQTSVERPERIPLQMLQKRQKSAKQNPAKKKKN; encoded by the exons ATGATATTGGTTGACAAAGAG GGAACATTGATACATGCAAGCATCAGAAAGAATCTTGCTCAAAGTTTTCGTCCACAACTAAATGAAGGCAGCATATATACAATTACAAATTTCTTAGttgaagaaaataaagggaACTATCGTCCAGTACATAATCAACTCAAAATACTTTTCAATTCAACAACTTCGGTTTCAAAATTCAACGGATTTGATCATTCAATTCCTCAATCCCAATTTGAATTTGCTGATTATGGAACAATAGCTTCCCGTTGCTATGACAATACTTACTTGACTg ATGTGATTGGCATATTGGACTACATTGGAGCCATTGAGGAGATCAAAACAAGAGGGCGTCCAACAAAGATGAGAAACATTCAACTGTTGTTAGAAGA GAGCAAATCAATTCGAACAACTTTGTGGGGAAATACTACACAACAAATAGATGATGATTtctacaaaacaaataaagggCCATTCATTCTAATAGTCACTTCAACTATTGTGAAATCTTTCAGAG GTGAGTATCAGCTATCGTCAACTTTTGCAACAAAGTTGTACGTCAATTTAGACATTCCAGAAGTTGCAGAAATTAGAAACAA ATACACCACAATGAACATAACCGTAAAAGATATACTGCCAAAGGAACTACCTAAACCACAAGATGAAGAACTTGCCgtacataataaaaaaacagtGGCTGAAATAAAGAACTTGGAATGGAACTCAAACACAAAG GACTTACTGGTAACATGCAATGCCAAAATCATTAATATCAACAACAAATATGGATGGTATTATGTTGCATGTCTTATATGCAAGACGAAAGTGAAACAAGTCAAAGGAGTTCTATGGTGTGAACGTTGTAAAAATCAGCCAAAATTTGCAGTCCCAAG CTATAGAATTCAAGTCCAAGTACAAGATGAGACCGGTTCAACCACATTCATATTGTTTGACAAAGGAGCTGAAAGAATTATATCTAAAACTGCAAAAGAACTTGCAGAGATGCAAGAAGAG ATTTTCAAATTAGATGGGAATACaataccaaaagaaattcaaaaaataattggcAACGAATATTTGTTCCAACTGCATCTTGATGAATATAATTTGAagtatggaaaagaaaattacacAGTTTCGAAGATTTTGGACATAGAAATTTCACATAAGCAAAATGACTCATGTAAAGTTGAAGAGCATCAG GACACAATGgaggaaattgtaaaaaaatcaaGGAAGGACAAATACATAGCCAATCCAAAAACAGAAATAGGACAAACATCTGTTGAAAGACCTGAAAGAATACCGCTCCAAATGCTTCAAAAACGCCAAAAAAGTGCTAAGCAAAAtccagcaaaaaagaaaaaaaactga